Proteins from a single region of Osmerus eperlanus chromosome 26, fOsmEpe2.1, whole genome shotgun sequence:
- the LOC134012904 gene encoding SERPINE1 mRNA-binding protein 1-like isoform X4 → MPGQMQEGFGCAITNRFDQLFDDESDPFEQLKEAANKKKETPVPGAAKTAAQAAKQQKKETQKERKNPLADIKKEETQAPAPLKKDGPSVRRVPRRPEGPAGAPQQGVQGEGRPPTDRRPDRRPPRERRFEKPAGGEDKPEGGEFSVEKPVGERPLRGRGGGRGGRGVGRGRGMGRSDGFDSRGKREFDRHSGSDRSQKGEEKRGGSGSHNWGTVKDEMSGELDQSNVTEETPEGEERPPADTENKENEVEEVKEEAKEMTLDEWKAVQDKERAKVEFNIRKANEGAADSQWKKGYVLHKSKGDEEKKPGAVIEAEVEPETTKVEDEHHFRKPANDITAQLEINFGDLGRPSRGRGGPRGGRGGRGRGEGREREPRDIREVGAASRPARGPRPDKPSGVSVPNVDDPEAFPALA, encoded by the exons ATGCCCGGACAAATGCAAGAAGGTTTTGGCTGCGCCATAACCAATCGGTTCGACCAGTTATTTGACGACGAGTCGGATCCTTTCGAGCAGTTGAAGGAGGCCGCTAACAAGAAGAAGGAGACTCCTGTACCTGGTGCCGCCAAGACAGCTGCACAAGCTGCCAAGCAACAGAAAAAGGAgacacaaaaagaaagaaagaatcctCTTGCTGATATTAAGAAGGAAGAGACGCAGGCACCGGCTCCTCTCAAGAAAGATG GACCCAGCGTGAGGAGGGTGCCCCGTAGACCAGAGGGCCCAGCAGGGGCCCCAcagcagggggtgcagggggaGGGACGCCCCCCCACAGACAGACGGCCAGACAGACGACCCCCACGCGAGCGGCGCTTTGAGAAGCCCGCCGGAGGCGAGGACAAGCCCGAGGGAGGAGAGTTCTCCGTAGAGAA GCCCGTGGGAGAGAGGCCGCTGCGAGGCCGGGGCGGGGGCCGTGGAGGCCGTGGTGTGGGGCGAGGCCGGGGCATGGGCCGCAGCGACGGCTTCGACTCCCGGGGGAAGAGAGAATTCGACAGACACAGCGGCAGCGACCGATC CCAGAAAGGTGAAGAGAAGCGTGGAGGAAGTGGATCTCACAACTGGGGTACCGTCAAGGATGAAATGAG TGGAGAGCTGGACCAATCGAACGTCACGGAGGAAAccccagagggagaggagcgtcCTCCAGCAGACACAGAGAACAA GGAGAACGAGGTGGAGGAAGTGAAAGAAGAGGCCAAGGAGATGACCCTGGACGAGTGGAAGGCCGTGCAGGACAAGGAGCGCGCCAAGGTGGAGTTCAACATCCGCAAGGCCAACGAGGGCGCCGCTGACAGCCAATGGAAGAAGGGATACGTGCTGCACAAGTCCAAGGGTGACGAG GAGAAGAAGCCAGGTGCTGTGATCGAGGCTGAGGTGGAGCCAGAAACCACCAAG GTTGAGGATGAGCACCACTTCCGGAAGCCGGCCAACGACATCACCGCCCAGCTGGAGATCAACTTTGGAGACCTGGGTCGACCGAGCCGTGGGCGCGGGGGCCcccgaggggggcgggggggccgaGGACGCGGTGAGGGCCGCGAGCGAGAGCCCAGAGACATCCGTGAGGTGGGGGCCGCATCCAGGCCAGCCCGCGGACCCAGACCTGACAAG cccagcggTGTGTCTGTGCCCAACGTGGATGACCCAGAGGCCTTCCCTGCCCTGGCCTGA
- the LOC134012904 gene encoding SERPINE1 mRNA-binding protein 1-like isoform X1, with translation MPGQMQEGFGCAITNRFDQLFDDESDPFEQLKEAANKKKETPVPGAAKTAAQAAKQQKKETQKERKNPLADIKKEETQAPAPLKKDAGPSVRRVPRRPEGPAGAPQQGVQGEGRPPTDRRPDRRPPRERRFEKPAGGEDKPEGGEFSVEKPVGERPLRGRGGGRGGRGVGRGRGMGRSDGFDSRGKREFDRHSGSDRSSQKGEEKRGGSGSHNWGTVKDEMSGELDQSNVTEETPEGEERPPADTENKENEVEEVKEEAKEMTLDEWKAVQDKERAKVEFNIRKANEGAADSQWKKGYVLHKSKGDEEKKPGAVIEAEVEPETTKVEDEHHFRKPANDITAQLEINFGDLGRPSRGRGGPRGGRGGRGRGEGREREPRDIREVGAASRPARGPRPDKPSGVSVPNVDDPEAFPALA, from the exons ATGCCCGGACAAATGCAAGAAGGTTTTGGCTGCGCCATAACCAATCGGTTCGACCAGTTATTTGACGACGAGTCGGATCCTTTCGAGCAGTTGAAGGAGGCCGCTAACAAGAAGAAGGAGACTCCTGTACCTGGTGCCGCCAAGACAGCTGCACAAGCTGCCAAGCAACAGAAAAAGGAgacacaaaaagaaagaaagaatcctCTTGCTGATATTAAGAAGGAAGAGACGCAGGCACCGGCTCCTCTCAAGAAAGATG CAGGACCCAGCGTGAGGAGGGTGCCCCGTAGACCAGAGGGCCCAGCAGGGGCCCCAcagcagggggtgcagggggaGGGACGCCCCCCCACAGACAGACGGCCAGACAGACGACCCCCACGCGAGCGGCGCTTTGAGAAGCCCGCCGGAGGCGAGGACAAGCCCGAGGGAGGAGAGTTCTCCGTAGAGAA GCCCGTGGGAGAGAGGCCGCTGCGAGGCCGGGGCGGGGGCCGTGGAGGCCGTGGTGTGGGGCGAGGCCGGGGCATGGGCCGCAGCGACGGCTTCGACTCCCGGGGGAAGAGAGAATTCGACAGACACAGCGGCAGCGACCGATC CAGCCAGAAAGGTGAAGAGAAGCGTGGAGGAAGTGGATCTCACAACTGGGGTACCGTCAAGGATGAAATGAG TGGAGAGCTGGACCAATCGAACGTCACGGAGGAAAccccagagggagaggagcgtcCTCCAGCAGACACAGAGAACAA GGAGAACGAGGTGGAGGAAGTGAAAGAAGAGGCCAAGGAGATGACCCTGGACGAGTGGAAGGCCGTGCAGGACAAGGAGCGCGCCAAGGTGGAGTTCAACATCCGCAAGGCCAACGAGGGCGCCGCTGACAGCCAATGGAAGAAGGGATACGTGCTGCACAAGTCCAAGGGTGACGAG GAGAAGAAGCCAGGTGCTGTGATCGAGGCTGAGGTGGAGCCAGAAACCACCAAG GTTGAGGATGAGCACCACTTCCGGAAGCCGGCCAACGACATCACCGCCCAGCTGGAGATCAACTTTGGAGACCTGGGTCGACCGAGCCGTGGGCGCGGGGGCCcccgaggggggcgggggggccgaGGACGCGGTGAGGGCCGCGAGCGAGAGCCCAGAGACATCCGTGAGGTGGGGGCCGCATCCAGGCCAGCCCGCGGACCCAGACCTGACAAG cccagcggTGTGTCTGTGCCCAACGTGGATGACCCAGAGGCCTTCCCTGCCCTGGCCTGA
- the LOC134012904 gene encoding SERPINE1 mRNA-binding protein 1-like isoform X2 translates to MPGQMQEGFGCAITNRFDQLFDDESDPFEQLKEAANKKKETPVPGAAKTAAQAAKQQKKETQKERKNPLADIKKEETQAPAPLKKDAGPSVRRVPRRPEGPAGAPQQGVQGEGRPPTDRRPDRRPPRERRFEKPAGGEDKPEGGEFSVEKPVGERPLRGRGGGRGGRGVGRGRGMGRSDGFDSRGKREFDRHSGSDRSQKGEEKRGGSGSHNWGTVKDEMSGELDQSNVTEETPEGEERPPADTENKENEVEEVKEEAKEMTLDEWKAVQDKERAKVEFNIRKANEGAADSQWKKGYVLHKSKGDEEKKPGAVIEAEVEPETTKVEDEHHFRKPANDITAQLEINFGDLGRPSRGRGGPRGGRGGRGRGEGREREPRDIREVGAASRPARGPRPDKPSGVSVPNVDDPEAFPALA, encoded by the exons ATGCCCGGACAAATGCAAGAAGGTTTTGGCTGCGCCATAACCAATCGGTTCGACCAGTTATTTGACGACGAGTCGGATCCTTTCGAGCAGTTGAAGGAGGCCGCTAACAAGAAGAAGGAGACTCCTGTACCTGGTGCCGCCAAGACAGCTGCACAAGCTGCCAAGCAACAGAAAAAGGAgacacaaaaagaaagaaagaatcctCTTGCTGATATTAAGAAGGAAGAGACGCAGGCACCGGCTCCTCTCAAGAAAGATG CAGGACCCAGCGTGAGGAGGGTGCCCCGTAGACCAGAGGGCCCAGCAGGGGCCCCAcagcagggggtgcagggggaGGGACGCCCCCCCACAGACAGACGGCCAGACAGACGACCCCCACGCGAGCGGCGCTTTGAGAAGCCCGCCGGAGGCGAGGACAAGCCCGAGGGAGGAGAGTTCTCCGTAGAGAA GCCCGTGGGAGAGAGGCCGCTGCGAGGCCGGGGCGGGGGCCGTGGAGGCCGTGGTGTGGGGCGAGGCCGGGGCATGGGCCGCAGCGACGGCTTCGACTCCCGGGGGAAGAGAGAATTCGACAGACACAGCGGCAGCGACCGATC CCAGAAAGGTGAAGAGAAGCGTGGAGGAAGTGGATCTCACAACTGGGGTACCGTCAAGGATGAAATGAG TGGAGAGCTGGACCAATCGAACGTCACGGAGGAAAccccagagggagaggagcgtcCTCCAGCAGACACAGAGAACAA GGAGAACGAGGTGGAGGAAGTGAAAGAAGAGGCCAAGGAGATGACCCTGGACGAGTGGAAGGCCGTGCAGGACAAGGAGCGCGCCAAGGTGGAGTTCAACATCCGCAAGGCCAACGAGGGCGCCGCTGACAGCCAATGGAAGAAGGGATACGTGCTGCACAAGTCCAAGGGTGACGAG GAGAAGAAGCCAGGTGCTGTGATCGAGGCTGAGGTGGAGCCAGAAACCACCAAG GTTGAGGATGAGCACCACTTCCGGAAGCCGGCCAACGACATCACCGCCCAGCTGGAGATCAACTTTGGAGACCTGGGTCGACCGAGCCGTGGGCGCGGGGGCCcccgaggggggcgggggggccgaGGACGCGGTGAGGGCCGCGAGCGAGAGCCCAGAGACATCCGTGAGGTGGGGGCCGCATCCAGGCCAGCCCGCGGACCCAGACCTGACAAG cccagcggTGTGTCTGTGCCCAACGTGGATGACCCAGAGGCCTTCCCTGCCCTGGCCTGA
- the LOC134012904 gene encoding SERPINE1 mRNA-binding protein 1-like isoform X3, producing the protein MPGQMQEGFGCAITNRFDQLFDDESDPFEQLKEAANKKKETPVPGAAKTAAQAAKQQKKETQKERKNPLADIKKEETQAPAPLKKDGPSVRRVPRRPEGPAGAPQQGVQGEGRPPTDRRPDRRPPRERRFEKPAGGEDKPEGGEFSVEKPVGERPLRGRGGGRGGRGVGRGRGMGRSDGFDSRGKREFDRHSGSDRSSQKGEEKRGGSGSHNWGTVKDEMSGELDQSNVTEETPEGEERPPADTENKENEVEEVKEEAKEMTLDEWKAVQDKERAKVEFNIRKANEGAADSQWKKGYVLHKSKGDEEKKPGAVIEAEVEPETTKVEDEHHFRKPANDITAQLEINFGDLGRPSRGRGGPRGGRGGRGRGEGREREPRDIREVGAASRPARGPRPDKPSGVSVPNVDDPEAFPALA; encoded by the exons ATGCCCGGACAAATGCAAGAAGGTTTTGGCTGCGCCATAACCAATCGGTTCGACCAGTTATTTGACGACGAGTCGGATCCTTTCGAGCAGTTGAAGGAGGCCGCTAACAAGAAGAAGGAGACTCCTGTACCTGGTGCCGCCAAGACAGCTGCACAAGCTGCCAAGCAACAGAAAAAGGAgacacaaaaagaaagaaagaatcctCTTGCTGATATTAAGAAGGAAGAGACGCAGGCACCGGCTCCTCTCAAGAAAGATG GACCCAGCGTGAGGAGGGTGCCCCGTAGACCAGAGGGCCCAGCAGGGGCCCCAcagcagggggtgcagggggaGGGACGCCCCCCCACAGACAGACGGCCAGACAGACGACCCCCACGCGAGCGGCGCTTTGAGAAGCCCGCCGGAGGCGAGGACAAGCCCGAGGGAGGAGAGTTCTCCGTAGAGAA GCCCGTGGGAGAGAGGCCGCTGCGAGGCCGGGGCGGGGGCCGTGGAGGCCGTGGTGTGGGGCGAGGCCGGGGCATGGGCCGCAGCGACGGCTTCGACTCCCGGGGGAAGAGAGAATTCGACAGACACAGCGGCAGCGACCGATC CAGCCAGAAAGGTGAAGAGAAGCGTGGAGGAAGTGGATCTCACAACTGGGGTACCGTCAAGGATGAAATGAG TGGAGAGCTGGACCAATCGAACGTCACGGAGGAAAccccagagggagaggagcgtcCTCCAGCAGACACAGAGAACAA GGAGAACGAGGTGGAGGAAGTGAAAGAAGAGGCCAAGGAGATGACCCTGGACGAGTGGAAGGCCGTGCAGGACAAGGAGCGCGCCAAGGTGGAGTTCAACATCCGCAAGGCCAACGAGGGCGCCGCTGACAGCCAATGGAAGAAGGGATACGTGCTGCACAAGTCCAAGGGTGACGAG GAGAAGAAGCCAGGTGCTGTGATCGAGGCTGAGGTGGAGCCAGAAACCACCAAG GTTGAGGATGAGCACCACTTCCGGAAGCCGGCCAACGACATCACCGCCCAGCTGGAGATCAACTTTGGAGACCTGGGTCGACCGAGCCGTGGGCGCGGGGGCCcccgaggggggcgggggggccgaGGACGCGGTGAGGGCCGCGAGCGAGAGCCCAGAGACATCCGTGAGGTGGGGGCCGCATCCAGGCCAGCCCGCGGACCCAGACCTGACAAG cccagcggTGTGTCTGTGCCCAACGTGGATGACCCAGAGGCCTTCCCTGCCCTGGCCTGA